One part of the Streptomyces lienomycini genome encodes these proteins:
- a CDS encoding TetR/AcrR family transcriptional regulator, with the protein MVANQGERTRRRLSTGERREQLLSVGARLFSESPYDEVRIERVAEIAGVSRGLLYHYFPNKRDFFAAVVERESERMLRLTAAVPGVPVREQLTTGLDAYLEHVRAHAHGYRAFQRADATGDRAVRRIYRRALAAQERQILAALAADPEFGPAFGERGDVRLAVRGWLAFTTAVCLEWLRDPEPAREQVRDLCARALLGAIAR; encoded by the coding sequence ATGGTCGCGAACCAGGGCGAGCGGACCCGCCGCCGGCTCAGTACGGGGGAGCGCCGGGAGCAGTTGCTGTCGGTGGGCGCGCGACTGTTCTCGGAGAGCCCCTACGACGAGGTCCGCATCGAGCGGGTCGCCGAGATCGCCGGGGTCTCCCGCGGGCTCCTGTACCACTACTTCCCGAACAAACGGGACTTCTTCGCCGCGGTCGTCGAGCGCGAGAGCGAGCGCATGCTGCGGCTGACGGCGGCCGTGCCCGGCGTCCCGGTCCGCGAGCAGCTCACCACGGGCCTCGACGCCTATCTGGAGCACGTCCGCGCCCACGCGCACGGCTACCGCGCCTTCCAGCGCGCCGACGCGACCGGCGACCGGGCCGTGCGGCGGATCTACCGTCGGGCGCTCGCCGCGCAGGAACGGCAGATCCTCGCGGCCCTGGCCGCCGACCCGGAGTTCGGCCCGGCCTTCGGGGAGCGCGGGGACGTGCGGCTCGCGGTGCGCGGCTGGCTGGCGTTCACCACCGCGGTCTGCCTGGAGTGGCTGCGTGATCCGGAACCGGCCCGGGAGCAGGTGCGCGATCTGTGCGCGCGGGCGCTGCTGGGCGCCATCGCGCGCTGA
- a CDS encoding DUF2470 domain-containing protein, which yields MGDSHAWTAAPAAAEQARSVLAAAWSCAVTAEGGREEFVGAHTVADDGRVLLHVPEDSALLTAAVCAPRGEPTAVLEFADVAPVPVRGRIRARLWIAGWFAVADGHLAFRPTRVVLRRPSGAVVVDVDEFTAAEPDPLALAEARLLTHLADCHGDAVQRLTRLVDPDSLHGAVRVRPLAVDRHGLTLRVERTRGHGDVRLPFHAPADDVAQLTERVHVLLTQASAASCPRSLQRQRTDGDG from the coding sequence ATGGGAGACAGCCACGCCTGGACGGCCGCACCCGCCGCGGCGGAGCAGGCCCGCTCCGTACTCGCCGCCGCCTGGTCCTGCGCGGTGACCGCGGAGGGCGGTCGCGAGGAGTTCGTCGGCGCGCACACCGTGGCCGACGACGGCCGGGTGCTCCTGCACGTGCCCGAGGACAGCGCCCTGCTCACGGCGGCCGTCTGCGCGCCCCGCGGGGAGCCGACCGCCGTGCTGGAGTTCGCCGACGTGGCACCCGTCCCGGTGCGGGGCCGGATCAGGGCCCGGCTCTGGATCGCGGGCTGGTTCGCCGTGGCGGACGGGCACCTGGCCTTCCGGCCCACCCGCGTGGTGCTGCGGCGGCCGTCCGGTGCCGTGGTGGTCGACGTCGACGAGTTCACCGCCGCCGAGCCCGACCCGCTGGCCCTGGCCGAGGCCCGGCTGCTGACCCACCTCGCCGACTGCCACGGCGACGCCGTACAGCGGCTGACGCGGCTCGTCGACCCGGACAGCCTGCACGGCGCGGTGCGGGTGCGGCCGCTCGCGGTCGACCGGCACGGGCTGACCCTGCGCGTCGAGCGCACCCGCGGCCACGGCGACGTACGCCTGCCCTTCCACGCGCCCGCCGACGACGTCGCGCAACTCACGGAGCGGGTCCACGTGCTCCTCACCCAGGCGAGCGCCGCCTCCTGCCCGCGGTCCCTGCAGCGGCAGCGCACGGACGGCGACGGCTGA
- a CDS encoding FUSC family protein, whose translation MRDVRAAAASALRRVKWLRDPVVVQALRSAAAASIAFVIAVRLTPDKSAAPLTAPLTALLVVQVTLYATLKMSFRRVNAVVAGVLVAIAFSQLVGLSWWSLALIIVAALGVGHLVRAEEFTAEVAISAMLVLGVTSHGSLAWARVVETLIGAIVGLAFNLVLAPPVWVEQAGESVVGLARQVRQLLLRMGEEAAGSTPFHEAAARLHEARRLDHDIGEVDEDLRQAEDSLRLNPRVREGLLHRVVLRTGLDTLEICTVVMRVLARSFTDLAKEREPEPLFAPETGAAVQQLLSEIADAVVSFSVLVTSNASENAESAEERLTAELRQAAATRDRLADLLLEEVRRDAGQWQLRGAVLAEVNRIIDEMDTEHRSRRLLEELDRHTREQRERMPRLTRLRDRVRAGLRRLRGLGRRNRGTTARRSS comes from the coding sequence ATGCGGGATGTGCGTGCGGCCGCGGCGTCGGCCCTGCGGCGGGTGAAGTGGCTTCGGGACCCCGTGGTCGTGCAGGCCCTGCGCTCCGCCGCCGCGGCCTCGATCGCCTTCGTCATCGCGGTGCGGCTGACCCCCGACAAGTCGGCGGCACCGCTCACCGCGCCGCTGACCGCCCTGCTGGTCGTCCAGGTGACCCTGTACGCGACGCTGAAGATGAGCTTCCGCCGGGTGAACGCCGTGGTGGCCGGTGTCCTGGTCGCCATCGCCTTCAGTCAGCTGGTCGGGCTGAGCTGGTGGAGCCTGGCCCTGATCATCGTGGCGGCGCTGGGGGTGGGACACCTGGTGCGCGCCGAGGAGTTCACCGCCGAGGTGGCGATCAGCGCGATGCTGGTGCTCGGCGTGACCTCGCACGGGAGCCTGGCGTGGGCCCGGGTGGTGGAGACCCTGATCGGGGCGATCGTCGGACTGGCGTTCAACCTGGTCCTCGCGCCTCCGGTGTGGGTGGAGCAGGCCGGCGAGTCCGTCGTGGGGCTGGCCCGCCAGGTGCGCCAACTGCTGCTGCGCATGGGTGAGGAGGCCGCCGGGAGCACGCCGTTCCACGAGGCGGCGGCCCGGTTGCACGAGGCACGCCGGCTCGACCACGACATCGGCGAGGTGGACGAGGACCTGCGCCAGGCCGAGGACAGCCTGCGGCTCAACCCCCGGGTGCGCGAGGGACTGCTGCACCGGGTGGTGCTGCGCACCGGCCTGGACACCCTGGAGATCTGCACCGTGGTCATGCGGGTCCTCGCGCGCAGCTTCACCGACCTGGCCAAGGAGCGGGAGCCAGAACCCCTGTTCGCGCCGGAGACGGGGGCCGCCGTCCAGCAGCTGCTGTCCGAGATCGCCGACGCCGTGGTGAGCTTCTCGGTGCTGGTCACCAGCAACGCGAGCGAGAACGCCGAGTCCGCGGAGGAGCGGCTGACCGCCGAGTTGCGCCAGGCCGCGGCCACCCGGGACAGGCTGGCCGACCTGCTGCTCGAGGAGGTCAGGCGGGACGCCGGGCAGTGGCAGCTGCGGGGCGCGGTACTGGCCGAGGTGAACCGGATCATCGACGAGATGGACACCGAGCACCGCTCCCGCCGGCTCCTGGAGGAGCTGGACCGTCACACGCGCGAGCAGCGCGAGCGCATGCCGCGCCTGACCCGGCTGCGGGACCGGGTGCGGGCCGGACTCCGCCGGCTCCGCGGACTCGGCCGGCGGAACCGCGGGACCACCGCGCGGCGTTCCTCCTGA
- a CDS encoding FBP domain-containing protein — translation MRALGEQDIRTSFINCSKGEAKRLALPRDLDERPWDDLDFLGWRDQGAPDRSYLVTEHGGRLTGVALRFQQARSGYFQRSMCALCLTTHPRGGVSLMTARRAGAAGREGNSVGLYMCTDLACSLYLRGKKVSQSGARFEESLTLEEQVARTLGNLSAFVAKVTA, via the coding sequence GTGAGAGCACTCGGCGAGCAGGACATCCGCACTTCCTTCATCAACTGCTCGAAGGGCGAGGCCAAGCGCCTGGCCCTTCCCCGCGATCTCGACGAGCGCCCCTGGGACGATCTCGACTTCCTCGGCTGGCGGGATCAGGGGGCGCCGGACCGCAGCTACCTGGTCACCGAGCACGGCGGGCGGCTCACCGGTGTGGCCCTGCGGTTCCAGCAGGCCCGCAGCGGCTACTTCCAGCGGAGCATGTGCGCGCTGTGCCTGACCACCCATCCGCGGGGCGGGGTGTCGCTGATGACCGCGCGCAGGGCGGGCGCGGCCGGCCGTGAGGGCAACTCGGTCGGCCTGTACATGTGCACCGACCTCGCCTGCTCCCTGTACCTGCGGGGCAAGAAGGTCTCGCAGAGCGGCGCCCGGTTCGAGGAGAGCCTCACCCTGGAGGAACAGGTCGCCCGGACCCTGGGCAACCTGTCCGCCTTCGTCGCCAAGGTGACCGCCTGA
- a CDS encoding ROK family transcriptional regulator, which translates to MAGRSGRTVRDLRRANRTAVLQRLYFDGPLSRFELGPATGLSSGSVSNVVADLVADGLVEEAGSVDSDGGRPRTLLRVSPASGHMIGVDVGETRVRVELFDLTLTELARAERPLAQQRYDVDVIVGHIRDGVAEVLAATGLPPERLLGAGIGVPGIVEHTADRGAVVHGQTIGWDAVPLEALLRAGSPLPDSVPYLIDNGAKTLGQAEMWFGAGRGARNAVVVLFGSGVGASLVTPDVEQGRAVEWGHLTVRVRGRRCRCGALGCLEAYAGAESLLARWREEGGRVPEGTDEEGALTAMLAAAHPAGGEAADPVALAVLEETAEYLGAGLSDLINLFQPERILIGGWAGLQLGTRFLPAVRRHAVSYALRHPARKVTVDLGRLGPDAVTVGAAILPLADFFARGGRRPEPAPEDPVPAWRTALEERAPH; encoded by the coding sequence ATGGCGGGGCGGAGCGGGCGCACGGTGCGCGACCTCAGGAGGGCCAACCGCACGGCGGTGCTGCAACGGCTCTACTTCGACGGACCGCTCAGCCGCTTCGAACTGGGCCCGGCGACCGGCCTCAGCTCCGGCTCCGTCAGCAACGTGGTCGCCGACCTGGTCGCCGACGGGCTGGTGGAGGAGGCGGGCAGCGTCGACTCCGACGGCGGCCGCCCCCGCACCCTGCTGCGCGTGTCCCCCGCCAGCGGCCACATGATCGGCGTGGACGTCGGAGAGACCCGGGTGCGGGTCGAACTGTTCGACCTGACGCTCACCGAACTCGCCCGCGCCGAACGCCCCCTGGCCCAGCAGCGCTACGACGTCGACGTCATCGTCGGTCACATCCGCGACGGCGTCGCCGAGGTGCTGGCCGCGACCGGTCTCCCGCCCGAGCGGCTGCTCGGCGCCGGGATCGGCGTCCCCGGCATCGTCGAGCACACCGCCGACCGCGGCGCCGTGGTGCACGGCCAGACCATCGGCTGGGACGCGGTCCCGCTGGAGGCACTGCTCCGCGCCGGCTCGCCGCTGCCCGACAGCGTGCCGTACCTCATCGACAACGGCGCCAAGACGCTCGGCCAGGCCGAGATGTGGTTCGGCGCCGGGCGCGGCGCCCGCAACGCGGTCGTGGTCCTCTTCGGCTCCGGCGTCGGCGCCAGCCTCGTCACCCCCGACGTGGAACAGGGCCGGGCGGTCGAGTGGGGGCACCTGACGGTCCGGGTCCGCGGACGCCGCTGCCGGTGCGGCGCGCTCGGCTGCCTGGAGGCGTACGCGGGCGCCGAGTCACTGCTGGCCCGCTGGCGGGAGGAGGGCGGACGGGTGCCGGAGGGCACCGACGAGGAGGGTGCCCTCACCGCGATGCTGGCCGCCGCCCACCCGGCGGGGGGCGAGGCGGCCGACCCGGTCGCGCTCGCCGTCCTGGAGGAGACCGCCGAGTACCTGGGCGCGGGCCTGTCCGACCTCATCAACCTCTTCCAGCCCGAGCGCATCCTCATCGGCGGCTGGGCCGGCCTCCAGCTCGGCACCCGCTTCCTGCCCGCCGTACGCCGCCACGCCGTGTCGTACGCGCTGCGCCACCCCGCCAGGAAGGTCACCGTCGACCTCGGGCGGCTCGGCCCCGACGCGGTCACCGTCGGCGCCGCGATCCTGCCGCTGGCCGACTTCTTCGCACGGGGCGGACGCCGCCCCGAACCGGCCCCCGAGGACCCGGTGCCCGCCTGGCGCACGGCGCTCGAGGAGCGTGCGCCGCACTGA
- a CDS encoding SDR family oxidoreductase, giving the protein MSSTTGSRIVVTGATGNVGTSVVRLLSEDPEVGTVLGLARRIPGWSPAKTEWAAVDLASEQSDLAGHFAGADAVIHLAWAFQPTHDPATTWRTNVLGSIRVFDAVAEAGVPALVHASSVGAYSPGPKNHAVDESWPTHGWPDAAYCREKAYLERTLDTFERDHPGVRVVRMRPAFLFKRESASEQRRIFGGRFLPGPAARPELLPFLPDIPGLRVQALHTDDAAHAYRLAARSKDARGAFNLAAEPPVDAALLGELIGVRPRRLPRTAARSAIAAAWGLRLLPASPHLFDAVLRLPLMDCTRARAELGWRATRTATEVLEEFLRGLQEGAGTDTVPMRGRKVG; this is encoded by the coding sequence GTGAGCAGCACAACGGGCAGCAGGATCGTGGTCACGGGCGCCACGGGCAACGTCGGCACCAGCGTGGTGCGGCTTCTCTCCGAGGATCCGGAGGTGGGGACCGTACTGGGGCTGGCCCGGCGCATCCCCGGGTGGTCGCCCGCCAAGACCGAGTGGGCCGCGGTCGACCTGGCCTCCGAGCAGAGCGACCTGGCCGGCCACTTCGCCGGCGCCGACGCCGTGATCCATCTGGCCTGGGCGTTCCAGCCGACGCACGACCCGGCGACGACCTGGCGCACCAACGTACTCGGCTCCATCCGGGTCTTCGACGCTGTGGCCGAGGCCGGGGTGCCCGCGCTGGTGCACGCCTCGTCCGTCGGCGCCTACTCGCCGGGGCCGAAGAACCACGCCGTGGACGAGTCGTGGCCGACGCACGGCTGGCCGGACGCCGCGTACTGCCGGGAGAAGGCCTATCTGGAACGGACCCTGGACACCTTCGAACGCGACCACCCCGGCGTCCGGGTGGTGCGGATGCGTCCGGCCTTCCTCTTCAAGCGGGAGTCGGCCAGCGAGCAGCGCCGGATCTTCGGCGGCCGGTTCCTGCCGGGTCCGGCGGCGCGTCCGGAGCTGCTCCCCTTCCTGCCGGACATCCCCGGTCTGCGGGTGCAGGCCCTGCACACGGACGACGCGGCCCACGCGTACCGGCTGGCGGCGCGTTCGAAGGACGCCCGGGGCGCGTTCAACCTCGCGGCCGAGCCGCCGGTGGACGCCGCGTTGCTGGGCGAGCTGATCGGGGTGCGTCCGCGGCGGCTGCCCCGGACCGCGGCCCGCTCGGCGATCGCCGCCGCGTGGGGGCTGCGGCTGCTGCCGGCCTCCCCGCACCTGTTCGACGCGGTGCTGCGGCTGCCGCTCATGGACTGCACGCGGGCGCGCGCGGAGCTGGGCTGGCGGGCGACGCGTACGGCCACGGAGGTGCTGGAGGAGTTCCTGCGGGGCCTCCAGGAGGGCGCCGGGACCGACACGGTGCCCATGCGGGGGCGCAAGGTGGGCTGA
- a CDS encoding FUSC family protein: MTAGAHTLREALRGRRPAAAVWWEARAVGRAVRAAWRGPGRERDLVVQSLKAAGAALIAWAVAGVWLDDPMALMAPWVALVLVQATVYSSVRQAGQQFAAICAGAVVASAAQAVAEDNTGALALSLPVLMLMANWSRFGRQGIYTATTAVFVLASGTTVSAAAVGHRVGQAALGAVIGVAVNALVLPPIHLRDVRENLAALARESGDLLHSVAADLRETEWDAQSAAAWSSDAARLQRRLEALESARSWSRESLRLTSRTLRRLHRPPTALPPEDEDQRWSRVTGNITALTRTLAVAADENRTPAPPEGPVLDLYARLLRLLGDACHAEASRLVGVRPETDPQAATEVTMEELHRRLQEGLREHAGQGAARTAVLGTLLLQAENLWAEIVPEPAASAEPDGQ, encoded by the coding sequence ATGACCGCTGGGGCACACACCCTCCGGGAAGCGCTCCGGGGACGGCGGCCCGCGGCCGCGGTGTGGTGGGAGGCGCGTGCCGTCGGGCGGGCCGTCCGGGCCGCCTGGCGCGGACCGGGACGGGAGCGCGACCTCGTCGTCCAGTCCCTGAAGGCCGCCGGCGCGGCCCTGATCGCCTGGGCCGTGGCGGGCGTCTGGCTGGACGATCCGATGGCGCTGATGGCGCCCTGGGTGGCGCTCGTCCTCGTACAGGCCACCGTCTACAGCTCGGTGCGTCAGGCCGGGCAGCAGTTCGCGGCGATCTGCGCCGGGGCAGTGGTGGCCTCGGCGGCGCAGGCGGTCGCCGAGGACAACACGGGGGCGCTGGCGCTGTCCCTGCCGGTGCTGATGCTGATGGCGAACTGGTCCCGCTTCGGGCGGCAGGGCATCTACACCGCCACCACGGCGGTGTTCGTCCTGGCCTCCGGCACGACGGTGTCGGCCGCCGCGGTCGGCCACCGGGTGGGACAGGCGGCGCTCGGCGCGGTCATCGGCGTGGCGGTCAACGCCCTGGTGCTGCCGCCGATCCATCTGCGGGACGTGCGGGAGAACCTCGCGGCGCTGGCCCGGGAGTCGGGCGACCTCCTGCACTCCGTGGCCGCCGACCTGCGGGAGACCGAGTGGGACGCGCAGAGCGCCGCCGCCTGGTCGAGCGACGCCGCGCGCCTCCAGCGCAGGCTGGAGGCCCTGGAGTCGGCCCGCTCCTGGAGCCGGGAGAGTCTGCGCCTGACCTCGCGCACGCTGCGCAGGCTGCACCGCCCGCCCACCGCCCTGCCGCCGGAGGACGAGGACCAGCGGTGGAGCCGGGTCACCGGGAACATCACCGCGCTGACCCGGACCCTGGCGGTGGCCGCCGACGAGAACCGGACCCCTGCCCCGCCCGAAGGGCCCGTGCTGGACCTGTACGCGCGCCTGCTGCGGCTGCTCGGCGACGCCTGCCACGCCGAGGCGAGCAGGCTGGTGGGCGTCAGGCCCGAGACGGATCCGCAGGCGGCCACCGAGGTGACGATGGAGGAGTTGCACCGCAGGTTGCAGGAGGGGCTGCGGGAGCATGCCGGGCAGGGGGCCGCGCGCACGGCGGTCCTCGGCACGCTGCTGCTGCAGGCGGAGAACCTGTGGGCGGAGATCGTGCCCGAGCCCGCCGCGTCCGCAGAGCCCGACGGGCAGTGA
- a CDS encoding HAD family hydrolase, giving the protein MERAAVFDVDGTLVDTNHLHVTTWWEAFRQAGHRVPMHAVHRAVGLPSGDLVARLLGEDRDKDRDAELSAAHKALYGQYFDRLPALPGAGDLLRRLAGDGWQVVLATSAGGPELGALRRAIDADEAITATASADDVDAGKPAPEPVQHALELAGVPAERAVFVGDTVWDMRAGSRAGVRCVGVLCGGLPRADLEEAGADTVYADPADLLASLDRGPFA; this is encoded by the coding sequence ATGGAACGGGCGGCCGTGTTCGACGTCGACGGAACCCTCGTCGACACCAATCACCTGCATGTGACCACGTGGTGGGAGGCGTTCCGGCAGGCGGGGCACCGGGTGCCGATGCACGCCGTCCACCGCGCCGTGGGCCTCCCCTCCGGCGACCTCGTCGCACGGCTGCTGGGCGAGGACCGGGACAAGGACCGGGACGCGGAGCTGAGCGCCGCCCACAAGGCGCTGTACGGGCAGTACTTCGACCGGCTGCCGGCGCTGCCGGGCGCCGGGGACCTGCTGCGGCGGCTGGCCGGTGACGGCTGGCAGGTGGTCCTCGCCACCTCGGCGGGCGGCCCCGAGCTGGGCGCGCTGCGCCGGGCGATCGACGCGGACGAGGCGATCACCGCCACCGCGAGCGCCGACGACGTCGACGCGGGCAAACCGGCACCCGAACCCGTCCAGCACGCGCTGGAACTGGCCGGAGTACCGGCCGAGCGGGCCGTCTTCGTCGGCGACACCGTCTGGGACATGCGGGCGGGCAGCCGGGCCGGGGTGCGGTGCGTGGGCGTGCTCTGCGGCGGCCTGCCCCGCGCCGACCTGGAGGAGGCGGGCGCGGACACGGTCTACGCCGATCCGGCCGACCTGCTGGCCTCCCTGGACCGGGGCCCGTTCGCATGA
- a CDS encoding PHP domain-containing protein, with product MDPVEALERIAFLLERAQAPTYRVRAFRTAARVLGGLPAAELRERAGSLESLKGVGPKTAQVAREALAGEVPGYLGKLEEEAKAPPARGGEGLRERLRGDCHLHSDWSDGGSPIQEMGRTAASLGHAWAALTDHSPRLTVARGPSPERLREQLDVVAELNTTWAPFRLLTGIECDILDDGSLDQEPELLERLDVVVVSVHSKLRMDARSMTRRMVAAVRDPHADVLGHCTGRLLTGRGRPESEFDADEVFAACAESGTAVEINSRPERLDPPRRLLRRAVAAGVLFSIDTDAHAPGQLDWQIHGCARAEECGVPAERVVTTWSLEELLAWTHEGRTPSGVARR from the coding sequence GTGGATCCCGTCGAGGCACTGGAACGGATCGCGTTCCTCCTGGAGCGTGCCCAGGCGCCCACGTACCGCGTGCGCGCCTTCCGCACCGCGGCCCGAGTGCTCGGTGGGCTGCCGGCCGCCGAGCTGCGCGAGCGGGCCGGCTCGCTGGAGTCGCTCAAGGGCGTCGGACCCAAGACGGCGCAGGTGGCGCGCGAGGCGCTGGCCGGAGAGGTGCCCGGCTACCTCGGGAAGCTGGAGGAGGAGGCCAAGGCTCCACCGGCGCGCGGCGGCGAGGGGCTGCGGGAGCGGTTGCGCGGCGACTGCCACCTGCACTCGGACTGGTCCGACGGTGGCAGCCCGATCCAGGAGATGGGCCGCACGGCGGCGTCCCTCGGGCACGCGTGGGCGGCGCTGACCGACCACTCGCCGCGGCTGACCGTGGCCCGCGGCCCCTCCCCCGAGCGGCTGCGCGAGCAGCTGGACGTGGTGGCGGAACTCAACACGACCTGGGCGCCGTTCCGGCTGCTGACCGGTATCGAGTGCGACATCCTCGACGACGGCTCGCTCGACCAGGAGCCGGAGCTGCTGGAGCGGCTCGACGTCGTGGTCGTGTCCGTGCACTCCAAGCTGCGGATGGACGCCCGCTCGATGACCCGCCGGATGGTGGCCGCCGTCCGCGACCCGCACGCGGACGTGCTCGGGCACTGCACCGGCCGGCTGCTGACCGGGCGGGGGCGGCCGGAATCGGAGTTCGACGCCGACGAGGTCTTCGCCGCCTGTGCGGAGTCGGGCACGGCCGTGGAGATCAACAGCCGCCCGGAGCGGCTCGACCCGCCGCGGCGGCTGCTGCGCCGGGCGGTGGCGGCGGGCGTGCTGTTCTCGATCGACACCGACGCGCACGCGCCCGGCCAGCTGGACTGGCAGATCCACGGATGCGCGCGGGCCGAGGAGTGCGGGGTGCCCGCGGAGCGCGTGGTCACCACGTGGTCCCTGGAGGAGTTGCTGGCCTGGACGCACGAGGGCCGTACACCGTCCGGAGTGGCGCGGCGCTGA
- a CDS encoding ricin-type beta-trefoil lectin domain protein, with translation MARPRLLRRCLLAAALSAGLAASLVTGPAQAEPGAAPTAGAPGAAPSAAAAVTFSDTFDGPAGAAVDSSKWQIETGDNVNNHERQYYTSGNKNAALDGQGHLVITARKENPANYQCWYGTCQYTSARLNTSGKFTAQYGHVEARMKVPRGQGMWPAFWMLGTPVNWPDSGEIDIMENVGFEPSTVHGTLHGPGYSGSGGIGAGYSLPGGQALADAFHTFAVDWAPDSVTWSVDGTVYQRRTPADLGGRQWVFNRPYFLILNLAVGGYWPGDPDGSTVFPQALVVDHVSVTTGDSPAGGAIRGLAGKCVDVAAANTANGTPVQLYDCNGTAAQRWSVGSDGTIRALGKCLDVNAAGTADGTVVQLWDCNGTAAQQWVVTAARDIVNPQADKCLDVSGNDSANGTRLQIWTCTGGANQKWTVG, from the coding sequence GTGGCCCGCCCACGCCTGCTCCGCAGATGCCTCCTCGCCGCCGCCCTGTCCGCCGGGCTCGCCGCGTCGCTCGTGACCGGCCCCGCCCAGGCGGAACCGGGAGCCGCCCCGACCGCCGGGGCCCCCGGCGCCGCGCCCTCGGCGGCCGCCGCCGTGACCTTCTCCGACACCTTCGACGGCCCGGCCGGTGCGGCCGTCGACTCCTCGAAGTGGCAGATCGAGACCGGTGACAACGTCAACAACCACGAACGGCAGTACTACACCTCCGGCAACAAGAACGCCGCCCTGGACGGCCAGGGCCACCTGGTCATCACGGCCCGCAAGGAGAACCCGGCCAACTACCAGTGCTGGTACGGCACCTGCCAGTACACCTCCGCCCGGCTCAACACCTCGGGGAAGTTCACGGCGCAGTACGGACACGTCGAGGCGCGGATGAAGGTGCCGCGCGGGCAGGGTATGTGGCCCGCGTTCTGGATGCTGGGCACGCCGGTGAACTGGCCGGACTCGGGCGAGATCGACATCATGGAGAACGTCGGCTTCGAGCCCTCCACCGTGCACGGCACCCTGCACGGCCCCGGCTACTCCGGCTCCGGCGGCATCGGGGCGGGCTACAGCCTGCCGGGCGGCCAGGCCCTCGCGGACGCCTTCCACACCTTCGCCGTCGACTGGGCGCCCGACTCGGTCACCTGGTCGGTGGACGGCACCGTCTACCAGCGGCGCACCCCGGCCGACCTGGGCGGCAGGCAGTGGGTGTTCAACAGGCCGTACTTCCTGATCCTCAACCTGGCGGTCGGCGGCTACTGGCCGGGCGACCCGGACGGCTCCACGGTCTTCCCGCAGGCCCTGGTCGTCGACCACGTCTCCGTGACCACGGGCGACTCACCGGCCGGCGGCGCCATCCGGGGCCTGGCCGGCAAGTGCGTGGACGTGGCCGCGGCGAACACCGCCAACGGCACGCCCGTACAGCTCTACGACTGCAACGGCACCGCGGCCCAGCGGTGGTCGGTGGGCTCCGACGGCACGATCCGGGCGCTCGGCAAGTGCCTTGACGTGAACGCCGCCGGCACGGCGGACGGCACGGTCGTCCAGCTCTGGGACTGCAACGGCACCGCCGCCCAGCAGTGGGTCGTCACCGCCGCGCGCGACATCGTCAACCCGCAGGCCGACAAGTGCCTCGACGTCAGCGGCAACGACTCGGCCAACGGCACCCGCCTGCAGATCTGGACCTGCACGGGCGGCGCCAACCAGAAGTGGACGGTCGGCTGA
- a CDS encoding VanZ family protein — MARAASGLRSRSRPRAAKAPDTEARERHVLALPLRLLATACAFVFMVAFAVVLARLTLHPSPASEALTHTNMHPGRSLRAYLDQPALRDAVKQVGGNILLGVPFGVLVPVVAPRTRGPLRVLLLTAVVMLLVEFAQGALVTGRAFDIDDVILNTGGALIGYLLLGRRMSRTVHARRART, encoded by the coding sequence ATGGCTCGTGCCGCTTCGGGACTGCGTTCGCGCTCGCGTCCCCGCGCCGCGAAGGCACCGGACACCGAGGCCCGCGAACGGCACGTGCTCGCCCTGCCGTTGCGGCTGCTGGCGACGGCGTGCGCGTTCGTCTTCATGGTGGCGTTCGCGGTGGTGCTGGCGCGGCTGACCCTGCACCCCTCCCCCGCGTCGGAGGCGCTGACGCACACCAACATGCACCCCGGCCGCTCGCTGCGGGCGTATCTCGACCAGCCCGCGCTGCGGGACGCGGTCAAGCAGGTCGGCGGGAACATCCTGCTGGGCGTGCCGTTCGGCGTGCTCGTCCCGGTCGTCGCCCCGCGCACCCGCGGGCCGCTGCGGGTGCTGCTGCTGACGGCGGTGGTGATGCTGCTGGTGGAGTTCGCGCAGGGCGCCCTGGTCACCGGGCGGGCCTTCGACATCGACGACGTCATCCTCAACACCGGTGGCGCGCTGATCGGTTACCTGCTGCTCGGCCGGCGGATGAGCCGTACGGTGCACGCACGCCGGGCGCGTACCTGA
- a CDS encoding monovalent cation/H+ antiporter complex subunit F, with product MNGWILAAAVVLATGVGATVWGVASGPLRRRAAAQNLSTALACPVLLLLAQGFDRPAYVDLALVLALLGPAGTLVFARLLADELADDPPHARGPTWTAAALGAAVVVAVGVATGPGRALVKLLVVGALLVGGNLVASRALAGGMR from the coding sequence GTGAACGGCTGGATCCTCGCCGCGGCCGTCGTCCTGGCCACCGGCGTCGGAGCCACCGTGTGGGGCGTGGCGAGCGGACCGCTGCGCCGCCGCGCCGCCGCCCAGAACCTCTCCACCGCACTGGCCTGCCCGGTCCTCCTCCTGCTCGCCCAGGGCTTCGACCGCCCCGCGTACGTCGACCTCGCCCTGGTCCTCGCCCTCCTCGGGCCCGCCGGCACACTCGTCTTCGCCCGGCTGCTCGCCGACGAACTGGCCGACGACCCGCCGCACGCCCGGGGCCCCACCTGGACGGCCGCCGCCCTCGGCGCCGCGGTCGTGGTGGCGGTGGGCGTGGCCACCGGGCCGGGCCGCGCCCTGGTCAAGCTCCTGGTCGTCGGGGCGCTGCTGGTCGGCGGCAACCTGGTCGCCTCCCGGGCGCTCGCGGGCGGCATGCGATGA